Proteins encoded in a region of the Flavobacterium sp. MDT1-60 genome:
- a CDS encoding FecR family protein — translation MNKIQSLIEKLWKGTISPEEITILENALKNVNDEESNQVKNHFRKLYDQDDAPDQNNKNKTILLKRILKSIDDSEMRQPKRLTLSSKYIWWAAAAIVGICTLFLFQINNHSLDTADSKIAQVIQKFKIIQNKQHHSINVDLPDGSAIVLFPKSAISYNQEFNKKDRIINLKGKAIFKVAKNKARPFSVFSQGFATTALGTQFLVTSTKENQIEVKLFEGHVRVRDTHSKGKNIPDIYLKPGQLVTLNKLSAKYEISTFRLNENTLATTAKITPKNQIVTNNGSLNFNNTPLNMVLQKLSEKYKTTIDYDKETVEGLYFTGRVEQTDKLNTVLSIIVNMNELKLKEEQGKLIITK, via the coding sequence ATGAATAAAATTCAATCACTTATTGAAAAATTGTGGAAAGGAACTATAAGTCCCGAAGAAATCACAATATTGGAAAATGCTTTAAAAAATGTAAATGACGAAGAAAGTAATCAAGTCAAAAATCATTTTAGAAAATTATACGATCAGGATGATGCCCCTGATCAAAACAATAAAAACAAGACAATACTTTTAAAACGCATCCTGAAATCTATTGACGATAGCGAAATGCGTCAACCAAAACGATTGACTCTTAGTTCAAAATATATCTGGTGGGCTGCGGCAGCTATAGTTGGTATTTGTACTTTATTTCTTTTCCAAATAAATAATCACTCTCTGGATACAGCAGATAGCAAAATTGCGCAAGTAATTCAAAAATTCAAAATAATTCAAAATAAGCAACATCATAGTATAAACGTTGATTTGCCTGATGGATCTGCAATTGTTTTATTTCCTAAAAGTGCAATTTCTTACAATCAGGAATTTAATAAAAAAGACAGGATAATTAACCTCAAAGGAAAAGCAATATTTAAAGTTGCCAAAAATAAGGCAAGACCTTTCAGCGTATTTTCTCAGGGATTTGCTACCACCGCATTGGGTACACAATTCTTAGTAACGAGTACTAAAGAGAATCAGATTGAGGTAAAACTTTTTGAAGGACATGTAAGAGTACGAGATACACATAGCAAGGGTAAAAATATTCCGGACATCTATCTAAAACCCGGACAATTGGTGACTTTGAACAAGCTAAGTGCCAAATACGAAATAAGCACATTTAGATTAAACGAAAATACACTGGCAACTACAGCTAAAATTACTCCTAAGAATCAAATAGTGACCAACAATGGCTCGCTTAATTTCAATAATACACCACTTAATATGGTACTACAGAAACTAAGTGAAAAATATAAAACGACTATAGACTATGACAAGGAAACTGTTGAAGGACTTTATTTTACAGGAAGGGTTGAACAAACAGACAAGCTCAACACTGTATTATCCATCATAGTAAATATGAATGAATTAAAATTAAAAGAAGAGCAAGGAAAACTCATTATAACAAAGTAG
- a CDS encoding RNA polymerase sigma factor has protein sequence MSLNKLNDEIITSFANGNKDAFIAVYNHYQQIVFNNVARLIPQTDVVEDVLQEVFLKLWENKNKFQDEHAVASWLFSVSYNQSISHIRKLIRERKYLESMKTDFNFEYDPESEVEIENIKENILTEAINQLPLRKKQAFELCKLQGKTYAEAAEIMNISSETVKEHITLALKFVHTYTVNRYEKESAISLFIIGLYFRT, from the coding sequence ATGTCTTTAAATAAGCTAAATGATGAGATTATTACTTCTTTTGCCAACGGTAATAAAGATGCTTTTATAGCTGTTTATAATCATTATCAGCAAATAGTATTTAACAACGTCGCACGGCTTATTCCACAAACCGATGTTGTTGAAGATGTATTGCAGGAAGTTTTTTTGAAGCTTTGGGAAAACAAAAACAAATTCCAGGACGAGCATGCAGTAGCTTCGTGGTTATTCTCTGTCAGTTACAACCAGTCTATTTCCCATATCAGAAAATTGATTCGAGAAAGAAAGTATCTGGAATCCATGAAAACAGATTTCAATTTTGAATACGATCCCGAAAGCGAAGTTGAAATAGAGAATATCAAAGAAAACATTTTGACGGAAGCTATTAATCAGTTACCGTTGCGCAAAAAACAGGCCTTTGAACTTTGTAAATTACAGGGGAAAACCTATGCTGAAGCTGCCGAAATTATGAATATATCTTCAGAAACGGTAAAAGAGCATATTACCCTTGCCCTAAAATTTGTGCATACCTATACAGTAAATCGCTACGAAAAAGAGTCAGCAATATCTTTATTTATCATCGGTTTATACTTCCGTACTTAG
- a CDS encoding isochorismatase family protein — MNKALLLIDIQKEYFKNGALELVNPIGASENAKKLLEHFRKENGTIIHVQHISGEGVPFFVPGTKGIEIHENVKPLEGEKVIIKSEFCENAAYRIVRLNKFTSSA, encoded by the coding sequence ATGAATAAGGCATTATTATTAATTGATATACAGAAAGAATATTTTAAAAATGGGGCATTAGAACTTGTAAATCCTATTGGCGCAAGTGAAAATGCAAAGAAATTATTGGAGCATTTCAGAAAAGAAAATGGGACTATTATTCATGTGCAGCACATATCCGGAGAAGGAGTTCCTTTTTTTGTTCCCGGTACAAAAGGAATAGAAATTCATGAAAATGTCAAACCGCTGGAAGGAGAGAAAGTAATCATTAAAAGTGAATTTTGTGAAAATGCTGCATACAGAATAGTTCGCTTAAATAAATTTACTTCGTCAGCATAG
- a CDS encoding efflux RND transporter permease subunit — translation MIKNLLLFSLRNRWAVIAISVVLMAIGFWCFTQLKIEAYPDIADTNVIVVAQYEGRAAEEVEQQVTVPIERALQNTPNVLDRRSRTIFGLSVVQLTFKDGTDDYFARQQVTERLAGAELPAGVAPELAPLSTAVGEIFRYVVEAPSNYSQAQLRDLQDWVIKPALLQVPGIADVTTFGGPLKQFHIITSPEKLRKYNLTLQNVMDAVNVNNQNTGGNIIERGGQGFAVRGLGAIKTDQDIQNIVLKSENGVPVFVRDVATVEITPPPPSGVLGYTVTKEKKDVSSGVEGIILLRRYENPSEVLKSLKERIADLQENDLPQGVTLRPMYDRSFLIDHSLETVAHTLLEGISIVIILLILFLGSARSALVVALTIPFSLLFAFILMKLTGIPANLLSLGAIDFGIIVDGACLMAEHLIRKYRTATLEERQKGIVKITLQAAQEVGREIFFSVTIIILAYMPILLMTRVEGKLFSPMALTLAFAVIGSMLAALTFIPVLISFVYRKELLDIDKPIKEHKNVVLDFLTNAYEKTLSGFLNNYKKTTLIGFSVVTVFILCGLKLGTEFLPTLDEGSIFLRGNFPAGISIQENAKYAPKIRKIIAKYPQISYVITQTGRNDDGTDPFPANRNEILVGLKDYKLWSDTIAKKDLVEIIKTDLQQQIPSVQFSSGQPIIDQVMEIVNGSAADLAISVVGDDLQMMRKKAEDIAKIVKKIKGAANVNIEQEGQQEQLAIDINREQAARFGINVADIQNMIEAAIGGKTISILYDGTKRYDIVVRFLPEYRNSIDAVKNILVPSSNGALIPMSQLANIHFVEGQTNIYRYGSKRMITVRTNIKGRDQGSFVKELRQKVEKSVHVPKGYNIIYGGQYENLERAGKQLAFTIPLTIIMVFLFLFMLYKNLQHTMITMSCILFALGGGIVALLLRGYYFNVSAGVGFVSIFGISVMAGVLLVSALNRKTLFKENNLHENVLTGSKEQLRALLSILIVAIIGLVPAAISSGIGSDVQRPLATVIIGGLTSTLFFAPILIPPLYLWMNKKRKVKPFN, via the coding sequence ATGATTAAGAATTTACTCTTATTCAGCCTGCGAAACCGCTGGGCTGTAATTGCGATCAGTGTTGTATTGATGGCAATAGGATTTTGGTGTTTTACCCAACTAAAAATTGAAGCTTATCCTGATATTGCAGATACTAATGTAATTGTAGTTGCTCAATACGAAGGCAGGGCAGCTGAAGAAGTAGAACAACAAGTTACGGTTCCTATCGAAAGAGCTTTGCAAAACACACCTAATGTTTTAGACCGCAGAAGCCGCACTATTTTTGGTTTATCAGTAGTTCAGCTTACTTTTAAAGATGGAACAGATGATTATTTTGCACGCCAGCAAGTAACTGAACGACTTGCAGGTGCAGAACTGCCGGCAGGCGTTGCGCCGGAATTAGCACCACTTTCTACAGCAGTAGGCGAAATTTTCAGATATGTTGTAGAAGCGCCATCAAACTATAGCCAGGCGCAGCTAAGAGATTTGCAGGATTGGGTTATAAAACCAGCTTTGTTGCAAGTTCCGGGTATTGCTGATGTTACTACTTTTGGTGGTCCCCTTAAACAATTTCATATTATTACTTCTCCGGAAAAATTAAGAAAATACAATCTTACTTTGCAAAACGTGATGGATGCGGTAAATGTGAATAATCAAAATACTGGTGGAAATATAATTGAAAGAGGCGGGCAGGGATTTGCAGTACGAGGTTTAGGAGCTATTAAAACAGATCAGGATATTCAAAATATTGTTCTTAAATCTGAAAATGGTGTGCCTGTTTTTGTTCGTGATGTGGCGACAGTTGAAATCACTCCACCACCACCAAGCGGTGTTCTGGGATATACAGTAACCAAAGAAAAAAAAGATGTAAGCAGTGGTGTTGAAGGCATTATTCTTTTAAGGCGATATGAAAACCCGAGCGAGGTTTTAAAATCTCTGAAAGAGAGAATAGCAGATTTACAGGAAAACGATCTGCCGCAAGGTGTAACCTTACGACCGATGTATGACAGAAGTTTTTTGATAGACCATTCGTTAGAAACTGTTGCGCACACTTTATTAGAAGGAATTTCTATTGTAATTATACTGTTGATTTTATTTCTTGGAAGTGCCAGAAGTGCCTTGGTTGTCGCCTTAACTATTCCATTTTCGTTACTGTTTGCTTTTATTTTAATGAAACTTACAGGTATTCCCGCCAATTTACTTTCGCTTGGAGCAATAGATTTTGGAATTATCGTAGATGGAGCCTGTTTAATGGCAGAACATCTTATTAGGAAATACAGAACAGCTACACTTGAGGAAAGACAGAAAGGTATTGTGAAAATCACGCTACAGGCTGCGCAAGAAGTGGGAAGAGAAATTTTCTTTTCGGTAACTATCATCATATTGGCCTATATGCCAATACTTTTAATGACCCGAGTAGAAGGTAAATTGTTTTCTCCGATGGCTTTAACTTTAGCTTTTGCAGTTATAGGTTCAATGCTCGCGGCACTGACCTTTATTCCGGTGTTGATTTCGTTTGTTTACAGAAAAGAATTGCTAGATATTGATAAACCTATTAAAGAGCATAAAAATGTTGTACTGGATTTTTTAACTAATGCATACGAAAAAACATTATCCGGATTTTTAAATAATTATAAAAAAACTACCCTGATAGGTTTCTCAGTTGTTACTGTATTTATTTTATGCGGATTAAAATTAGGAACCGAATTTTTGCCAACATTAGATGAAGGGTCTATCTTTTTAAGAGGGAATTTCCCTGCTGGAATTTCCATACAGGAAAACGCGAAATACGCTCCGAAAATCAGAAAAATTATTGCTAAATATCCTCAAATATCCTATGTAATAACGCAAACGGGTCGCAATGATGATGGGACTGACCCATTTCCTGCCAATAGAAATGAAATTTTAGTCGGGCTAAAAGATTATAAACTCTGGAGTGATACTATTGCTAAAAAAGATTTGGTTGAAATAATTAAAACAGATCTGCAGCAACAAATTCCATCAGTACAGTTTTCTTCAGGACAGCCCATTATTGACCAGGTTATGGAGATTGTAAATGGCAGCGCTGCCGATCTTGCCATTTCTGTTGTTGGCGATGATTTGCAAATGATGAGAAAAAAGGCTGAAGATATTGCAAAAATTGTTAAAAAGATTAAGGGTGCAGCCAATGTAAATATTGAACAGGAAGGCCAGCAGGAACAATTGGCAATAGATATTAACAGGGAACAAGCTGCCCGTTTTGGGATTAATGTTGCTGATATTCAAAACATGATAGAAGCAGCGATTGGAGGGAAAACTATTTCTATTTTATATGACGGAACAAAGCGTTATGACATTGTAGTTCGGTTTTTACCAGAGTACAGAAATTCTATTGATGCTGTAAAAAATATTTTAGTACCATCATCTAATGGAGCGTTGATACCAATGAGCCAATTGGCAAATATACATTTTGTGGAAGGACAGACTAATATTTATCGCTATGGCAGTAAACGTATGATTACCGTTAGAACAAATATTAAAGGAAGGGACCAGGGAAGTTTTGTAAAAGAGCTGAGACAAAAAGTAGAAAAAAGTGTTCATGTGCCTAAAGGATATAACATCATTTATGGGGGACAGTATGAAAACCTGGAACGAGCAGGAAAGCAATTGGCTTTTACGATTCCTTTGACCATTATTATGGTGTTTTTATTTCTGTTTATGTTGTATAAAAACCTTCAGCATACCATGATTACAATGAGTTGCATATTGTTTGCTTTAGGAGGTGGTATCGTAGCCTTGCTCCTTCGAGGGTATTATTTTAATGTTTCTGCCGGGGTTGGTTTTGTGAGTATTTTTGGTATTTCTGTAATGGCAGGTGTATTGCTTGTTTCGGCTCTTAATAGAAAAACCTTATTTAAAGAAAATAATTTGCATGAAAATGTATTGACGGGATCAAAAGAGCAATTAAGGGCTTTATTGTCAATTCTTATTGTTGCTATTATCGGACTCGTTCCTGCTGCGATATCCTCAGGTATTGGCTCAGATGTGCAACGACCGTTGGCAACAGTAATTATAGGCGGATTAACAAGTACACTGTTTTTTGCTCCAATATTAATTCCTCCATTATATCTTTGGATGAACAAGAAGAGAAAAGTAAAACCTTTTAATTGA
- a CDS encoding DUF190 domain-containing protein, translating into MKILIANILIKKTMIQAHIYIDKDELKGAKPLYEYILRILIEQNIQGATVFHGKLGYGTHQYLKRPNDWFSFDETPLLIIFIDEDEKVKLALKALREVYKGGFIVTNQVEKW; encoded by the coding sequence GTGAAAATTTTAATTGCTAATATTTTAATTAAAAAAACAATGATACAAGCACACATCTATATAGATAAGGATGAGTTAAAAGGAGCAAAGCCTTTATACGAATATATTTTAAGAATTTTAATAGAACAAAATATTCAGGGAGCAACTGTATTCCATGGTAAATTGGGGTATGGAACGCACCAATATCTTAAAAGGCCAAATGATTGGTTCAGTTTTGATGAAACTCCCCTGTTGATCATCTTTATTGATGAAGATGAAAAAGTAAAATTAGCTTTAAAAGCTTTGCGAGAAGTATATAAAGGCGGTTTTATAGTTACTAATCAAGTCGAAAAATGGTAA
- a CDS encoding cation diffusion facilitator family transporter has protein sequence MSEKHSHNHSHSHNVVPANINKAFVIGIILNLLYVIIQVVIGFRINSLSLLSDAGHNFLDVAGLGLSMIAFKLMQSKTTEKYTYGYRKASILISLLNAVILLISIGAIGYEAIFRFANPQPIPGITIAIIASIGIVINGVSAFLFFKDKEKDINIKSAFLHLLSDALVSSGLILGGIIIYYTHWFWIDPLLSIIICLVIIASMWRLLKDSLRLSLDGVPENTDFDTIKAAALKISGINSIHHIHIWAISTTENAMTAHLVINEDVSPEQLQVIKMQFRHQMEHENIHHITLETEYSNCENFNC, from the coding sequence ATGAGCGAAAAACATTCCCATAATCATAGCCATTCTCATAATGTTGTGCCGGCAAACATCAACAAAGCATTTGTTATTGGCATTATACTCAATTTGTTGTATGTGATTATACAAGTAGTTATTGGATTTCGAATAAACTCACTTTCGTTACTCTCTGATGCAGGGCATAATTTTTTGGATGTGGCAGGATTGGGTTTGTCAATGATTGCCTTTAAACTGATGCAATCGAAAACAACTGAAAAATATACCTATGGTTACCGTAAAGCCTCTATTCTTATATCGTTGCTCAATGCCGTGATATTACTTATTTCCATCGGCGCAATTGGCTATGAAGCAATTTTCCGCTTTGCAAATCCACAACCAATACCAGGAATAACTATTGCTATCATTGCCTCCATTGGTATTGTGATAAATGGGGTTTCAGCGTTTTTATTTTTCAAGGATAAAGAAAAAGATATTAATATAAAATCCGCATTTCTGCATTTACTTTCTGATGCGTTGGTATCATCAGGTTTGATTTTAGGTGGTATTATTATTTATTATACACATTGGTTTTGGATTGATCCGCTTTTGAGTATCATTATTTGTCTTGTAATTATTGCCAGTATGTGGCGTTTACTCAAAGACAGTTTGCGTCTTTCTTTAGACGGTGTACCTGAAAATACAGATTTTGATACTATAAAGGCAGCAGCTCTAAAAATCAGCGGTATAAATAGCATTCATCATATCCATATTTGGGCAATAAGTACTACTGAAAATGCTATGACTGCACATCTTGTAATAAATGAAGATGTAAGCCCGGAGCAATTACAGGTCATAAAAATGCAATTCAGACACCAGATGGAACACGAAAACATCCATCATATCACGCTTGAAACAGAATATTCAAATTGTGAAAATTTTAATTGCTAA
- the mgtE gene encoding magnesium transporter: MSIKEKILKGDFSDLLLNRNNAHYVHPSAVAKVFATIPFEAALKAYQALPSKNQVTVFSYLDTFLQKKIIKNFSPKKSEFILNELSSDDRMMFFSTLKSLEQTHFLSLLNEKNKDSVQSLLGYPKNSVARIMDTNIATTRFDITLAEAILEIRSKHTDDETTNVVFVVDSDNKLIDDIPIRRFVLNDPDKKVSDILDGFCPSLAISETKEDAVTKFKEYDRDVLPVVNAQNVLLGVVTIDDILDVAEQANTKEIQKIGGLEELDYPYVKTSFFSLLKKRASWLIILFLGEMLTATAMGYFDGEIQKAVVLALFVPLIISSGGNSGSQAATLIIRAMALKEIGLKDWWFVMRREILSGLSLGVVLGSIGLIRIAIWQNLHWYDYGQHWFLLAVTIFFSLIGIVMWGTLSGSMIPILLKRCKIDPATSSAPFVATLVDVTGLIIYFSIASIILKGTIL; encoded by the coding sequence ATGTCGATAAAAGAAAAAATATTAAAAGGCGATTTCTCAGACCTTTTGCTTAATCGTAATAATGCGCATTATGTTCATCCATCGGCAGTAGCAAAAGTTTTTGCAACTATTCCTTTTGAAGCTGCTTTGAAAGCCTATCAGGCCCTACCAAGTAAAAATCAGGTAACTGTATTTTCTTATTTAGACACTTTTTTGCAAAAAAAAATTATTAAAAATTTCTCTCCTAAAAAAAGTGAATTCATTTTGAATGAGTTAAGCTCCGATGATAGAATGATGTTTTTTTCAACTTTAAAAAGTTTAGAGCAAACTCATTTTTTAAGTCTGCTTAACGAAAAAAATAAAGATAGTGTTCAGAGCTTATTGGGTTATCCAAAAAACAGTGTAGCTCGAATTATGGATACCAATATAGCAACTACACGATTTGATATTACCCTGGCAGAAGCCATATTAGAAATAAGAAGCAAACATACTGACGATGAAACGACTAACGTAGTTTTTGTAGTTGATAGCGATAATAAACTTATAGATGATATTCCCATCAGAAGATTTGTATTGAATGATCCGGACAAAAAAGTTTCAGATATTTTAGATGGCTTTTGTCCAAGTTTAGCAATTTCAGAAACAAAAGAGGATGCAGTTACTAAATTCAAAGAGTATGACAGAGATGTTTTGCCGGTGGTCAATGCACAAAATGTCTTGTTGGGCGTAGTTACTATTGATGATATTTTAGATGTTGCCGAACAGGCCAACACTAAAGAAATACAAAAGATAGGAGGGCTGGAAGAGCTTGATTATCCTTACGTAAAAACATCATTTTTTTCATTGCTAAAAAAACGCGCCAGTTGGTTAATTATTTTGTTTTTAGGCGAAATGCTAACAGCTACTGCTATGGGGTATTTTGATGGCGAAATTCAAAAAGCAGTTGTATTGGCATTATTTGTTCCCTTAATTATTTCAAGTGGAGGAAACAGCGGATCTCAGGCTGCAACACTTATTATCAGGGCTATGGCTTTGAAAGAGATTGGTTTGAAAGATTGGTGGTTCGTCATGCGCAGAGAAATTTTATCAGGTTTGTCATTAGGAGTAGTTCTGGGAAGCATTGGTTTGATAAGAATTGCGATATGGCAAAATTTGCATTGGTACGACTATGGTCAACATTGGTTTTTACTGGCCGTAACCATATTTTTCTCTCTAATTGGTATTGTAATGTGGGGAACATTAAGCGGTTCAATGATACCAATATTGTTAAAACGATGCAAGATAGATCCGGCTACTTCATCAGCACCATTTGTAGCTACATTGGTAGATGTAACGGGATTAATCATTTATTTTTCAATAGCATCCATTATTTTAAAAGGAACAATTTTATAA
- a CDS encoding efflux RND transporter periplasmic adaptor subunit codes for MKHLIKYSGVMLLFLCACGGKDNKQTPEINSIPQVMNNGKTILFPNDSSISFFETEPIGSSVLNDQITAPAKVSATVMKSEEGASQNIILFENPDLAASYTQLIQHLININQIQYKNIKQKQIEVDRAKDLQAHGAATGKDLLEAQTALSMEQTNLANERAAIIEHETKLKAGGFQPEILKRAKAGTSFIICDIPENQISKIKKGDNCIVRFTAFPNEKFAGKIDAVADMIDQTTRMVKLRISLNNASGKLKAGMFATVSFGLSEGDFISIDKNSLVTVQAKNYVFVKRGTKNFERTEITIGNQIGNRIVVYSGLMNGDVIAIKGVMQLKGLSFGY; via the coding sequence ATGAAACATTTAATAAAATATAGCGGGGTCATGTTATTATTTCTTTGCGCTTGTGGAGGAAAAGACAATAAACAAACCCCAGAGATAAACAGTATACCACAAGTAATGAATAACGGGAAAACCATTTTATTTCCTAACGACAGTAGTATTTCTTTTTTTGAAACAGAACCAATAGGCAGTTCTGTACTTAATGACCAAATTACGGCTCCGGCCAAAGTTTCGGCAACCGTTATGAAATCAGAAGAAGGGGCATCACAAAATATCATTTTATTTGAAAACCCCGATTTAGCAGCTAGTTATACACAGCTAATTCAGCATTTAATTAATATCAATCAAATTCAGTATAAAAACATAAAGCAAAAACAAATAGAAGTAGATCGGGCTAAAGATTTGCAGGCTCATGGTGCAGCCACCGGTAAGGACTTGTTGGAAGCGCAAACTGCTTTGTCTATGGAACAGACGAATTTAGCAAATGAAAGAGCAGCTATTATAGAGCATGAAACTAAATTAAAGGCTGGTGGATTTCAGCCCGAAATCCTCAAGAGAGCAAAGGCCGGAACTTCATTTATTATATGCGATATTCCGGAAAATCAAATCAGTAAAATCAAAAAAGGAGATAACTGCATTGTACGGTTTACTGCTTTTCCAAATGAAAAATTTGCCGGAAAGATTGATGCTGTTGCCGATATGATTGATCAGACAACCCGAATGGTTAAACTTCGAATAAGTTTAAATAATGCAAGTGGTAAATTGAAGGCGGGAATGTTTGCAACGGTTTCTTTTGGTTTAAGTGAAGGTGATTTTATTAGTATTGATAAAAATTCGTTGGTTACGGTTCAGGCAAAAAACTATGTTTTTGTAAAAAGAGGCACTAAAAATTTTGAACGTACAGAAATAACAATTGGTAATCAGATCGGAAACAGGATTGTTGTTTATAGTGGCTTGATGAATGGTGATGTTATAGCCATTAAAGGCGTTATGCAATTAAAAGGATTAAGTTTCGGATATTAA
- a CDS encoding TolC family protein, whose amino-acid sequence MQKHPFFLFVLLILFSAKGISQNNYNLQKSLQTARKNNPILKGQYYAVDIAQSDIVTAKLRPNPTFGFNYIGTVGQQNYAPNTAFFNSSNTQTYFQLGKVFQLPATRKNKIEFASQNSVVTQKNYTETERNLFQDVGLKWVDVWAVQKQLEIVKKASSNLDSLVIINKVRLKNQVISQTDFNRTSLLANQYAVQIKTSEQNFKNELLNLKYLLGTQEEINIDSKDEFSFVVPSNLEDFLQEALMKRSDVLATKSIIDVANTNIKLQKSLAYPQPELGVIYNPQNKIPYVGIYGTIELPFFSRNQGEIKKSNYIKQQAQQSLQTTNLQVKAEIINAFNAFQTQKKNVENFNSLLSQSENILKSVKYSYLRGGTTIIDFLEAQRSWLDIQQQYYETMQQYKTDYIKLLYTSGLINQIAQ is encoded by the coding sequence ATGCAAAAACATCCCTTTTTTTTATTTGTTTTGTTGATTTTGTTTTCAGCTAAAGGAATTTCACAAAACAATTATAATCTTCAAAAATCCTTGCAAACGGCAAGAAAAAATAATCCTATTCTCAAAGGTCAATATTATGCTGTTGATATTGCCCAAAGTGATATTGTAACCGCAAAATTAAGACCTAATCCAACTTTTGGCTTTAATTATATAGGCACTGTGGGACAGCAAAATTATGCCCCAAATACAGCGTTTTTTAATAGTTCGAACACACAAACGTACTTTCAGTTAGGTAAAGTTTTTCAACTTCCTGCAACACGTAAAAACAAAATTGAGTTTGCCAGTCAAAATTCAGTAGTAACACAAAAAAACTATACTGAAACAGAACGTAATCTTTTTCAGGATGTAGGTTTAAAATGGGTTGATGTCTGGGCAGTGCAAAAGCAATTAGAAATAGTCAAAAAAGCCAGCAGTAATCTGGATAGTTTAGTGATTATAAATAAAGTGCGTTTAAAAAATCAGGTCATTTCTCAAACAGATTTTAACCGAACTTCTTTATTGGCCAATCAATATGCGGTACAAATTAAAACATCGGAGCAAAATTTTAAAAATGAATTGTTAAATCTTAAATATCTCTTGGGAACTCAGGAAGAAATAAACATTGATTCTAAAGATGAATTTTCATTTGTCGTACCCTCTAATTTAGAAGATTTTTTGCAGGAAGCCTTAATGAAACGAAGTGATGTTTTAGCAACCAAATCAATTATAGATGTTGCCAATACAAATATTAAACTTCAAAAGTCTTTAGCTTATCCGCAGCCTGAATTGGGAGTTATTTATAATCCGCAAAACAAAATTCCCTACGTTGGTATATACGGAACAATAGAGCTTCCGTTTTTTTCAAGGAATCAGGGAGAAATTAAAAAATCCAATTATATAAAGCAGCAAGCCCAGCAAAGTTTGCAAACTACAAATCTTCAGGTTAAAGCGGAAATTATTAATGCATTTAATGCTTTTCAGACTCAAAAAAAGAATGTTGAAAATTTCAATAGTTTATTATCCCAATCTGAAAACATTTTAAAAAGCGTAAAATATTCTTATTTGCGGGGCGGAACAACCATTATTGATTTTTTAGAAGCGCAGCGCAGTTGGCTTGACATTCAACAACAATACTATGAGACCATGCAGCAATACAAAACAGATTATATCAAATTGCTTTATACCTCAGGTTTAATTAATCAAATAGCACAATAA